The nucleotide window ATGAGGGCTCAGACACTGTGATTCAGGAGGCGTGACAATGGCAAATGGAAAGAGGCGTGTGAAAGCAGTCGTTCAGGCAGAGAAGGTCACGATCGACCTCAAGGAGATCTACAGATCCGACCCGAAGGAACTGACGCCTGACATCACCGTGACACGTTACTCCAACCTCGCATACGTGCAGGCATCGCCGAGGGACGTCTGTGTCGACTTCCTCGAGATGCCCGGGTTCAAGAAGGACGGCAAGTCAGTCGTCAACGGGACCAGGATCTACATGTCGCATGTAGCCGCGCAGAAACTTGGGGAGGTCCTTCAAGACGTCCTCAGAAAGGCAATACGCGGTGGAGGGATCGAGAAGTTGACCGAGGGCAGACGGGCTCAGTGACAAGCCCGTGCTCGACCTGCGCCTCGCACGACCCTGGCCCCGCTCATTCTTGCCCTCACAACCCAGGGAAGACCAACGATTTCGTCGGAATATGAGGGGAACGGCGGTCCAGGTCTTCGCCTCCTCTATAGGCCACCGCCGCCCATCCATGTTAAGATGCCCCTTTGTGATGCTTCTCTCCTTACCATTACAAATCACACACAAATAGGAAATCCATGAGAATGTAAGGGTAACCAAGGGTCAAGGCCGCTTCTGTCTTCCGCAGGTGTTCAAACCGTAGTTACGGGATGGTCCATTTGCAGGAAATGACCATCCTGGTTCGCCAGTCGTGTAAGCTGTGTCGTAGACTATATGAACTCGAATACTAGTTGTAGTACTAGCAATACTAGTATCTGAAAGAAGCATTGCTGCGAAGTGGAAAGAATGGCGACCATCTCATTCAGCAGACCTCTGGAAATAAAGGACGACAAGGCTGCCTTGACAATCATCAAAGCAGCGAAGGAGAGCCACAAGGCCATCAAGAAGGTCGACATTTCTAGGAAACTTGAGTGTGGTCGAGTATTGCTGAAGAAGAGATATTCTCGCTGAGGGAGATTCTCAGCGCCGATTCGGACGAGTCTGTTGTATCGAAGGATTTATCTTCATTCAAATGCGAACGTGACCCTGACGTTGAGAGGTTCCTAAAGGAGAACGCCATCCCTTTTGAGAAGGCTCACAAGAGTAGGACCTACATTGTTGTGAGGCGCGAATCTGCGAGAGAGAGGAAGCT belongs to Candidatus Thermoplasmatota archaeon and includes:
- a CDS encoding DUF3467 domain-containing protein, which translates into the protein MANGKRRVKAVVQAEKVTIDLKEIYRSDPKELTPDITVTRYSNLAYVQASPRDVCVDFLEMPGFKKDGKSVVNGTRIYMSHVAAQKLGEVLQDVLRKAIRGGGIEKLTEGRRAQ